GCTGTGGCGGTAGTCGCCGAAGCGCGTCAGCGACGACTCCACCTTGAGCCTGGCATCGGACATCGCCTGTAAATAGCCGTTGTAGCGTTCACGCCCGGACGTGAGGTGCAGCGGGCCGCTGATAACGCCGATCCGCTGGTGGCCGAGCGCGATCAGGTGCTGGATCGCGCGCAGCGAGCCGCTGAAGTTGTTGGTCAGCACGGTGTCCACGTCCGTGGTGCTCACGCGGCGGTCGATGACCACTGCCGGAAGGCCGCTTTCCACCACCTCCGCCAGCGCCAGTGAGTCTTCACGCGTGGGCGCGATGATCAGCCCATCGATGGCTTCCAACTGCATCAGGCGCAGGAAGGAATCTTCGCGCTCCTGGTCCGCGTCGGCGTTTCCAATCAGCACGCTGTAGCCTTCGTGTGACAGCAGGTGCTCGATGCCGCGCAGCACGTGGATGTAAAACGGGTTGGTGATGTCTGAGAACACGACGCCGATCAGGCGGCTGTCCGTGGCCCGCAGCCGCTGCGCGACCCGGCTGGGGCGGTAATCGAGTTCGTCAATCGCCTGGAGCACGCGCTGCGCCAGCTCGTCCGCGACGTAGGGCCGGTGGTTGAGCACCCTCGACACGGTACTGACGGAGACGCCTGCGCGCTGCGCTACATCTTTAATGGTTGCCATGTTTAGGGTCCAGGGTTCCCGATTCCTTGCGATAAAAACGATTTCTTAACGGTAATGCGTGAAAGGTCTGAAAACGATATCAGATCCATCATAGAACAGAGCGGTTCGCGTGTCAACCGGTGCGCGGGCTTGAGAAGGTGTTTAATAAGTCCCCTCAAGCCCCGGCCCCTTCTCCCCTCTGAGGGGAGAAGGGGAGATTTTTCCCTCGCCCTTGAGGGAGAGGGGTGACACGCAGTGCCGGAATGAGGGCTTTTTCAGCACACTCTGAAACTCATCGGGTTTGGCGGCCTTACGTGAGGGTTAGTGCATCTGGGGCGGGGA
This sequence is a window from Aggregatilinea lenta. Protein-coding genes within it:
- a CDS encoding LacI family DNA-binding transcriptional regulator translates to MATIKDVAQRAGVSVSTVSRVLNHRPYVADELAQRVLQAIDELDYRPSRVAQRLRATDSRLIGVVFSDITNPFYIHVLRGIEHLLSHEGYSVLIGNADADQEREDSFLRLMQLEAIDGLIIAPTREDSLALAEVVESGLPAVVIDRRVSTTDVDTVLTNNFSGSLRAIQHLIALGHQRIGVISGPLHLTSGRERYNGYLQAMSDARLKVESSLTRFGDYRHSAGYELAWDLISQPDPPTALFVANNQMTTGALNAIHEAGRIIPDEIAVVGFDDLAWAISLNPPLTTVAQPTFDIGHAAARLLLDRIAEPDRPTRTVVLETELKVRASCGSKWKGERAPIDTSPALENRPDRPE